The following proteins come from a genomic window of Musa acuminata AAA Group cultivar baxijiao chromosome BXJ1-7, Cavendish_Baxijiao_AAA, whole genome shotgun sequence:
- the LOC135678626 gene encoding phragmoplastin DRP1C-like, with product MATMESLIGLVNRIQRACTVLGDHGGEGSLWEALPSVAVVGGQSSGKSSVLESIVGRDFLPRGSGIVTRRPLVLQLHKMESGSEYAEFLHAPRRKYTDFAGVRKEIADETDRITGKSKQISNVPIHLSIYSPHVVNLTLIDLPGLTKVAVEGQPESIVTDIEDMVRSYVEKPNCIILAISPANQDIATSDAIKLAREVDPSGERTFGVVTKLDLMDKGTNALDVLEGRSYRLQHPWVGIVNRSQADINKNVDMIAARRKEQEYFANSPDYGHLAHKMGSEYLAKLLSKHLESAIRARIPSIVALINKTIDELEAELDRLGRPIGADGGAQLYTILEMCRAFDRIFKEHLDGGRPGGDRIYGVFDNQLPAALKKLPFDRHLSLHNVRKVISEADGYQPHLIAPEQGYRRLIDSSLGYFKGPAEASVDAVHFVLKELVRKSIGETEELKRFPTLQSDIAAAANEALERFRDDSRKTVLRLVEMESAYLTVDFFRKLSHEPDKGSNPGSTPNTPAPDRYGDHHLRKIGSNVSSYVGMVCDTLKNTIPKAVVHCQVREAKKSLLNYFYAQVGGREKKQLSAMLDEDPTLMEKRNAIAKRLELYKHARDEIDSVGWK from the exons ATGGCGACCATGGAGAGCCTGATCGGCCTCGTGAACCGGATCCAGAGGGCGTGCACCGTCTTGGGCGATCATGGCGGCGAGGGCTCCCTGTGGGAAGCTCTCCCCTCCGTCGCCGTCGTCGGCGGCCAG AGCTCAGGGAAGTCGTCCGTGCTGGAGAGCATCGTGGGGAGGGACTTCTTGCCTCGTGGATCTG GTATCGTGACCCGGAGGCCGTTGGTGTTGCAACTTCACAAGATGGAGAGTGGGTCGGAGTACGCGGAGTTCCTTCATGCCCCTAGGAGGAAGTATACCGACTTTG CTGGTGTTAGAAAGGAGATTGCTGATGAAACTGATCGGATAACTGGAAAATCAAAACAAATATCCAATGTTCCAATCCATCTGAGCATTTACTCGCCACATG TTGTTAACTTAACACTCATAGATCTTCCTGGGTTGACAAAGGTTGCAGTAG AGGGACAGCCTGAATCAATAGTCACAGATATTGAAGATATGGTGCGGTCTTATGTTGAAAAG CCTAATTGTATCATACTGGCCATATCTCCTGCGAATCAAGACATTGCCACCTCAGATGCCATCAAGCTTGCAAGGGAAGTAGATCCTTCAg GTGAGCGAACTTTTGGTGTCGTGACAAAGCTTGATCTTATGGACAAGGGTACCAACGCTTTAGAT GTGCTTGAAGGAAGATCGTATCGGTTACAACATCCTTGGGTAGGAATTGTTAATCGGTCACAAGCTGATATTAACAAGAATGTAGATATGATTGCAGCACGACGCAAAGAACAAGAATATTTTGCAAATAGCCCTGATTATGGACATCTGGCACATAAAATGGGTTCGGAGTATCTCGCAAAACTATTATCCAAG CATCTGGAGAGTGCAATCAGAGCACGAATACCAAGTATAGTAGCTTTAATTAATAAAACAATTGATGAGCTTGAGGCTGAGTTGGACCGTCTTGGCAGACCTATTGGAGCTGATGGAGGG GCGCAGCTTTACACAATATTGGAGATGTGTCGTGCATTTGATCGAATTTTTAAAGAGCACTTGGATGGAGG ACGACCTGGTGGAGATCGGATCTATGGGGTTTTCGACAACCAACTACCTGCAGCTCTGAAGAAGCTCCCATTTGATAGACATCTTTCTTTACATAATGTTCGAAAGGTTATTTCTGAAGCAGATGGTTACCAGCCTCATCTGATTGCACCGGAGCAAGGATATAGAAGGCTTATAGATAGCTCTCTAGGCTATTTCAAGGGTCCGGCAGAAGCATCCGTGGATGCT GTGCACTTTGTTTTGAAAGAACTTGTTCGGAAATCTATTGGTGAAACAGAG GAACTGAAGCGCTTCCCAACTCTTCAGAGTGATATAGCAGCTGCAGCAAACGAAGCTTTGGAAAGGTTCCGTGATGACAGCCGGAAAACAGTTCTTCGTCTAGTAGAAATGGAGTCAGCCTACCTCACAGTGGACTTCTTCAGAAAACTCTCTCATGAACCTGATAAAGGTTCAAATCCTGGTTCAACTCCCAATACTCCAGCACCCGACAGATATGGTGATCACCACCTGAGGAAAATTG GTTCCAATGTGTCATCTTATGTTGGCATGGTATGCGACACACTGAAGAATACTATACCAAAGGCTGTCGTTCATTGTCAAGTCCGCGAAGCAAAGAAGTCGCTGCTTAATTATTTTTATGCGCAAGTTGGGGGGAGGGAG AAGAAGCAGCTTAGTGCTATGTTGGACGAGGACCCAACTCTCATGGAGAAGAGAAATGCCATAGCTAAGAGACTGGAGCTCTACAAACATGCAAGAGATGAGATTGATTCTGTTGGCTGGAAATGA